The DNA sequence CGCGAGCAGGATACAGCGAATTGTTGTAGGAGCCGACGGCGCGCGGCGAGCCATCAGGTGTGCGAATATAGGACACGACTAGAAACTGGTCAAGCAAAATTTTCTTTCCACATCACAAAATCACATCCTGTAACGACTTGGAAATTCCGTCCACTTCCCCTGAATGATAGTTGCCAACAAAGGTGGACAATTTCATGTAAGTGACTGTTAAATAGTCACTTACAAATCAACATAAAATTGCGGATTTGTGGAGGGCTGTGGGTTCAGGCGGCGCCGGTGGCGCGGAGGGCGTGCACAATCGCTTGCGTGTCGCGCACCGGGATGGTCCACTGCGTTCCATCGCGTGCCATGGTGCCGATGTCGTGGGGAAGGGAGAAACGGAGCTCGTTCTTGGAGCGTTTCTTGTCGAGGCGCATCGCCTCGAAGAGTTCGACGGCGTCGATTTCGACGGGGAGCCGGGTCGGAAGGGAGAGCAGCCGCAAACCGGCGGTTATCTGGTCGGCCAGACCGGGGACGGCCACGCCGATCGCCTCGGCCAGGTGGGCCTCGGCCACCAGGCCCATGGCCACGGCATCGCCGTGGGAGACGGTGAAGTTCGAGGAGTGCTCGACGGCGTGCGCCACGGTGTGCCCGGCGTTCAGGGTCGCGCGGCGACCGGTCTCGCGCTCGTCTTCCATCACGACCGCCGCCTTCAGTTCGACGCTGCGCGCAATGAACCTGGTGAGTATCTCCGGGTCCCTCGCCTGGAGTGGTTCCGCGTGCGTCCCCAGCTCGGTCCAGTAGGCCTCGTCGGCAATGATGCCGTGCTTTGCCATTTCG is a window from the Gemmatimonadales bacterium genome containing:
- the aroB gene encoding 3-dehydroquinate synthase, which translates into the protein MPDFRVAHALGEYTVTVRAGVLDELPARIESLWPGRPVAVITDETVGALLADRLATGPWALTLTVPPGESSKTRARWEALTDALFSAGLTRNAAIVALGGGMVGDLAGFVAATYARGIPFLQVPTTLLAMVDSSVGGKTGVDTLLGKNLVGAFHHPAAVLADPLLLRSLPPRHLRCGLAEMAKHGIIADEAYWTELGTHAEPLQARDPEILTRFIARSVELKAAVVMEDERETGRRATLNAGHTVAHAVEHSSNFTVSHGDAVAMGLVAEAHLAEAIGVAVPGLADQITAGLRLLSLPTRLPVEIDAVELFEAMRLDKKRSKNELRFSLPHDIGTMARDGTQWTIPVRDTQAIVHALRATGAA